Proteins encoded in a region of the Stieleria neptunia genome:
- a CDS encoding DUF1501 domain-containing protein, translating into MLNLTARGTSHTCNGTTRRDFLQIGTLGALGLGLPQYLAAAERGVVDPHKDKRSCIMIFNLGAPSQLDTFDMKPEAPAEVRGPFQAISTKGDFQLSEILPRHAEIADKFSIIRSCYHTAAAVHDAGWQMLQTGRQFTGGVNYPHAGAVLQYMRGRRSDLPAHVVLPETMGRGGGNLPNGQAGGFLGKTYDPFALMADPSKENFKVPDLLPPPTLGDVRIDRRRRMRAAIEGRMNELESTESAKMLDKNFEAAYRLMNSTQARQAFDLTKEPTTVRERYGMNRFGQCCLLSRRLIEAGVRFVTINTFLTVFNEVTWDIHGSKPFTTIEGMKNIVAPMYDQGYSALLSDLDDRGMLDDTLVCGLAEFGRTPKVNPAGGRDHWPQCFSTTFAGGGVQGGRAIGASDPIGAVPAERPTQPGELIATIFHSLGLDLHAEIPGPGGRPFPLVDFGMREVKELFA; encoded by the coding sequence ATGCTCAATCTGACCGCTCGCGGAACGTCCCACACCTGCAACGGCACGACCCGACGCGACTTCTTGCAAATCGGAACCTTGGGTGCGCTCGGGCTGGGGCTGCCCCAGTACCTTGCCGCCGCCGAGCGCGGCGTGGTGGATCCGCACAAGGACAAGCGTTCCTGCATCATGATCTTCAACCTGGGTGCGCCCAGCCAGTTGGACACGTTCGACATGAAGCCGGAGGCGCCGGCCGAGGTCCGCGGACCGTTCCAAGCGATCTCGACCAAGGGTGATTTCCAGCTCTCCGAAATCCTGCCGCGCCACGCCGAGATCGCCGACAAGTTTTCGATCATTCGGTCCTGTTATCACACCGCGGCGGCCGTGCACGATGCGGGCTGGCAAATGCTTCAAACCGGACGCCAATTTACCGGCGGCGTGAATTACCCGCACGCCGGGGCCGTGTTGCAATACATGCGCGGACGTCGCAGCGATCTGCCCGCCCACGTCGTCCTGCCCGAAACGATGGGACGCGGCGGCGGCAACCTGCCCAACGGCCAAGCCGGCGGGTTCTTGGGCAAAACCTATGATCCCTTTGCCTTGATGGCCGATCCCAGCAAAGAGAATTTCAAAGTTCCCGACCTGCTGCCGCCGCCGACGCTCGGCGACGTGCGGATCGATCGTCGGCGACGGATGCGGGCGGCGATCGAAGGCCGGATGAACGAACTGGAATCCACCGAGTCGGCCAAGATGCTGGACAAAAATTTCGAAGCCGCTTATCGGTTGATGAACAGCACACAAGCTCGCCAGGCGTTTGATTTGACCAAGGAGCCGACCACGGTTCGCGAGCGTTACGGGATGAACCGCTTTGGACAATGCTGCCTGTTGTCGCGACGCTTGATCGAAGCGGGCGTCCGGTTTGTCACCATCAACACGTTCCTGACCGTGTTCAACGAAGTCACTTGGGACATCCACGGCAGCAAACCATTCACCACCATCGAAGGCATGAAGAACATCGTCGCACCGATGTACGACCAGGGCTACTCGGCGCTGCTGAGCGACTTGGACGATCGGGGCATGTTGGACGACACGCTGGTTTGTGGATTGGCCGAATTCGGGCGAACGCCCAAAGTCAATCCGGCCGGCGGCAGGGACCATTGGCCGCAATGCTTCTCCACCACGTTTGCCGGCGGCGGCGTGCAAGGCGGACGAGCGATCGGTGCGAGCGACCCGATCGGCGCGGTGCCGGCCGAGCGACCGACTCAACCGGGCGAGTTGATCGCCACGATCTTTCACTCCCTGGGGTTGGACTTGCACGCCGAAATCCCCGGCCCCGGCGGGCGCCCGTTCCCCTTGGTCGACTTCGGCATGCGCGAAGTCAAAGAGCTGTTTGCGTAG
- a CDS encoding protein-L-isoaspartate(D-aspartate) O-methyltransferase, translating into MKSQLALGMLFAWAITASAADRFQAARDRLVDERVATAGVTDTRVLDAIRRTPRHEFVPRSQWPRAYFDMALPIGHSQTISSPFIVASMTEALQPQSTDKVLEIGTGSGYQAAVLSPLVEHVYTIEIVRELGERAADTLARLDYGNVSTRVGDGFLGWPDAAPFDKIIVTCSPESVPTPLVEQLREGGVMIIPVGQRYQQTLYRLIKTDGKLIREALRPTLFVPMTGEAEENRQTLPDPANPVAINGDFEVAASGDEATLLEFVPGWYYGRQVTQLESSSGDPAPQGKRYASFRNETPGRNSHLLQGIAIDGREVSQIRLSGQVRTDGIQKGPGSDAMPMIAISLYDELRSDLGTFYLGPFRGTRDWRSHSRLIRVPIKTREAILRVGLFGATGKADFDDIKLETVDR; encoded by the coding sequence ATGAAATCACAGCTTGCACTCGGAATGCTCTTCGCCTGGGCCATCACCGCGTCGGCGGCCGACCGCTTTCAAGCGGCACGTGATCGATTGGTCGACGAACGCGTGGCGACGGCCGGGGTCACCGACACGCGTGTGCTCGACGCGATTCGCAGGACTCCACGTCACGAGTTTGTCCCCCGCAGCCAATGGCCGCGCGCGTACTTTGACATGGCGCTTCCGATCGGGCATTCGCAAACGATTAGCAGCCCCTTCATCGTGGCGTCGATGACCGAAGCGTTGCAGCCTCAATCGACCGACAAGGTTTTGGAGATCGGCACCGGCAGCGGCTACCAGGCGGCGGTCTTGAGCCCGCTGGTCGAACATGTTTACACGATCGAGATCGTCCGTGAACTCGGCGAGCGTGCCGCCGATACGCTGGCTCGGCTGGACTACGGAAACGTCTCGACCCGCGTCGGGGACGGTTTTTTGGGTTGGCCCGACGCCGCACCCTTCGACAAGATCATCGTCACCTGTAGCCCCGAATCGGTGCCGACGCCGTTGGTCGAACAGTTGCGCGAAGGCGGCGTGATGATCATTCCGGTCGGCCAACGCTACCAGCAGACCCTGTATCGATTGATCAAGACCGATGGCAAATTGATCCGCGAAGCGCTGCGTCCGACACTGTTTGTGCCGATGACGGGCGAAGCGGAAGAAAACCGCCAGACGCTTCCCGATCCGGCCAACCCCGTCGCCATCAATGGCGATTTCGAAGTCGCGGCGTCCGGTGACGAAGCCACGTTGTTGGAGTTTGTCCCCGGCTGGTACTACGGCCGCCAAGTGACACAGCTCGAATCCTCCTCCGGCGATCCGGCGCCCCAGGGCAAGCGTTACGCGAGTTTTCGCAATGAAACGCCCGGCCGCAACTCGCATCTGTTGCAGGGAATCGCGATCGACGGCCGCGAGGTGTCGCAGATCCGGCTGAGCGGGCAGGTCCGCACCGACGGCATCCAAAAGGGGCCCGGCTCCGACGCGATGCCGATGATCGCGATCTCGCTGTATGACGAACTGAGAAGCGACCTGGGCACGTTTTATTTGGGGCCGTTTCGCGGCACACGGGACTGGAGAAGCCACAGCCGGCTGATTCGCGTGCCGATCAAGACTCGTGAAGCGATCCTCCGCGTCGGCCTGTTCGGGGCCACCGGCAAAGCCGACTTCGACGACATCAAACTGGAGACGGTCGACCGCTGA
- a CDS encoding efflux RND transporter permease subunit → MPNPQQDNGPTERPLLERRTLFGVSFALVVLFGFFFLMPFAFRAARLSLNKKENDIKDWLPSDFVETAELEWFADHFAGESFVIATWPGCTEDDQRLKLLESKLRHESSKTDPGAGIADPELAEDYRAAKEYGIRLGLLPASRKLDNWGGENERWFATADGKWYYIKPNGHLHRWEGKSNGPAALIRGIKQSMGKHELQGTFVAAFGPQDEERANPFHNDPSLLCAPMFRSVETGVSLVNELSKEGGLLWPIDFSDQARRPIIARRRAMERLTGSLFAPAVPQDFDWTPEAFREAVPNDRRSAIPENFEELVEITLRTFAEENFDGDRQRLATASTETQTDAWYAVFDAAGVQPPPRQTCLLITLTDIAQDNLAYALGRGVLGAPRGRLLELANDSGVQPAAPPSMAPPPFNRTEVESIAGAPPLRLGGPPVDNIAIDEEGTVTLVRLVGYSILVGALLSYLCFSSVKITLMVFVVGGSAAMLSMAVVGWTNGSVDAILMSMPSLVYVLGLSGAIHVINYYRDEVRQKGRGGAAGRALQHAIFPCSLAALTTAIGLGSLYTSNLAPISNFGLYSAIGVIATLAILFSYLPAALQIFITESHAEPETPTPQPAEEKESWLSDRWAAAGAWICRRHLLVTSGCLIALVAAGLGLSKIKTSVLLLKLFDENARIIRDYAWLESNFGKLVPMELVLRVPPSMQLETVAQATPAAEQDGPTESAAPESALPLNVLERVEAVARINNVVHRTLGEPGLGIVGSATAVNTFLKPLPGVTNSWNPVRSQYITELNEGREELLANDYVRLEKNGPYAGSELWRISLRVGALADVDYGEFIKTLRVSVEPVLRAYDMRDELLNQIAAASQSGQSKQPVIVMMGAPRPSPLSETELVDLGDDVDLASEDRIRTRSIYLSVLEELLRGERLREPIWVDHRSEDNPIEIGGDLWNKVIGKADVLVWVGDQPAPETALANAKTLIDAQAIFTKPISHDLVGDGIPEVTGAGSMQVVYTGVVPVVYKAQRTLLGSLVESIALAFVLISVVMIILLNPARTPLRMLGPVNLGSGLGAGAISMIPNMFPVLLVFGLMGHFGRLVDIGTMMTASVAMGVAVDDTIHFLSWFRSYLDRGYDRIKAVELTYRRVGPAMTQTTIVGGLGLFVFALSTFTPTQRFGTLMLVLLVAALVGDLVLLPALLAGPFGKLFRPRVGSRGASGAEPLEELAVLQPDDGGPDGGSSQVDEQEAAATTLVIDKESLPSLKVHSPSRRSDRPHRMKGR, encoded by the coding sequence ATGCCAAACCCCCAGCAAGACAACGGCCCGACGGAGCGGCCATTGCTGGAGCGCCGGACGCTCTTCGGAGTTTCCTTCGCACTGGTTGTGCTGTTCGGCTTCTTCTTCTTGATGCCGTTCGCGTTTCGCGCCGCGCGGTTGAGCCTGAATAAGAAGGAAAACGACATCAAGGACTGGCTTCCGTCGGATTTCGTCGAGACGGCGGAATTGGAATGGTTTGCCGACCATTTCGCCGGGGAAAGCTTTGTCATCGCCACGTGGCCGGGGTGCACCGAAGACGACCAGCGATTGAAACTGCTCGAATCCAAGCTTCGCCATGAATCCAGCAAAACGGATCCGGGAGCCGGAATCGCGGACCCCGAGCTGGCCGAGGACTATCGAGCGGCCAAGGAATATGGAATCCGGCTGGGATTGTTGCCCGCTTCACGCAAGCTCGACAATTGGGGCGGTGAAAACGAACGGTGGTTCGCGACCGCCGACGGCAAGTGGTATTACATCAAACCGAACGGGCATCTGCATCGTTGGGAAGGGAAATCCAACGGTCCCGCCGCACTGATCCGCGGCATCAAACAGTCGATGGGCAAGCACGAATTGCAGGGCACCTTCGTCGCCGCATTTGGCCCCCAAGACGAGGAGCGTGCCAACCCGTTCCACAACGACCCGTCGTTGCTGTGCGCCCCGATGTTTCGCTCGGTCGAGACCGGCGTGTCGCTGGTCAATGAATTGTCCAAAGAAGGCGGATTGCTGTGGCCGATTGACTTTAGCGATCAAGCAAGGCGTCCGATCATTGCCCGCCGACGCGCCATGGAACGACTGACCGGTTCGCTGTTCGCCCCGGCGGTCCCACAGGACTTTGACTGGACACCGGAAGCGTTTCGCGAGGCCGTGCCCAATGATCGACGCTCGGCCATCCCGGAAAACTTTGAGGAGCTGGTTGAGATCACGCTGCGGACGTTCGCCGAGGAAAACTTCGACGGTGATCGTCAGCGATTGGCGACCGCTAGCACCGAAACACAAACCGACGCTTGGTATGCGGTGTTTGATGCCGCCGGGGTCCAGCCACCACCGCGCCAGACCTGTTTGTTGATCACGCTGACCGACATCGCCCAGGACAACCTGGCGTATGCGCTCGGCCGTGGCGTGTTGGGCGCACCACGCGGCCGGCTGTTGGAACTGGCCAACGACTCGGGGGTTCAACCCGCGGCGCCTCCCTCGATGGCTCCGCCACCGTTCAACCGGACGGAAGTCGAATCGATTGCCGGCGCTCCGCCGCTGCGTCTCGGTGGCCCTCCGGTCGACAACATCGCGATCGACGAGGAAGGCACGGTGACGCTGGTGCGTCTGGTCGGCTACAGCATCCTGGTCGGTGCCTTGCTGTCCTACCTGTGTTTCAGCAGCGTCAAGATCACATTGATGGTGTTTGTGGTCGGCGGCTCGGCGGCGATGCTCAGCATGGCCGTCGTCGGTTGGACCAACGGCAGTGTGGATGCGATTTTGATGAGCATGCCCTCGTTGGTCTACGTGCTGGGACTTTCTGGCGCGATTCACGTGATCAATTACTATCGCGACGAAGTGCGTCAAAAAGGGCGTGGTGGTGCGGCCGGCCGCGCCCTGCAGCACGCGATTTTTCCCTGTTCACTTGCGGCGCTGACTACCGCGATCGGACTCGGTTCGTTGTACACCAGCAATTTGGCACCGATCAGCAATTTTGGGCTGTACTCGGCGATCGGCGTGATCGCGACGCTCGCGATCCTGTTTTCCTACCTGCCCGCGGCGCTGCAAATCTTCATCACCGAATCGCACGCCGAACCGGAAACGCCGACTCCACAGCCAGCGGAAGAAAAAGAATCTTGGCTGTCGGACCGATGGGCAGCCGCCGGCGCGTGGATCTGCAGACGACACCTGTTGGTGACCAGCGGGTGCTTGATCGCGTTGGTCGCCGCCGGGCTGGGGCTTTCCAAAATCAAGACGTCGGTGCTATTGCTGAAGCTGTTCGACGAAAACGCCCGAATCATTCGCGACTATGCCTGGCTGGAGAGCAACTTTGGAAAGCTGGTCCCGATGGAGCTGGTGCTGCGTGTACCGCCCTCGATGCAGTTGGAAACCGTCGCCCAGGCAACCCCCGCGGCGGAACAAGACGGCCCAACCGAATCCGCGGCGCCGGAGTCGGCACTGCCGCTGAACGTCTTGGAACGCGTCGAAGCGGTCGCCCGAATCAACAATGTCGTTCATCGAACCCTCGGCGAACCCGGCCTGGGCATTGTCGGTTCCGCGACGGCCGTCAACACGTTTTTAAAGCCCCTCCCGGGTGTGACCAACAGCTGGAATCCGGTTCGTTCTCAATACATCACCGAGCTGAACGAGGGCCGTGAGGAATTGTTGGCCAACGACTACGTTCGTCTGGAAAAGAATGGCCCTTACGCGGGAAGCGAACTTTGGCGGATCAGTCTTCGCGTCGGTGCGCTGGCGGATGTCGACTATGGCGAGTTCATCAAGACGCTTCGTGTCTCGGTCGAACCGGTGCTCCGTGCCTACGACATGCGTGACGAATTGCTGAATCAAATCGCGGCGGCGTCGCAATCGGGCCAAAGCAAACAGCCGGTCATTGTGATGATGGGCGCCCCACGCCCGAGTCCGTTGTCGGAAACGGAACTGGTGGATCTGGGCGATGACGTCGATCTGGCCAGCGAAGACCGCATCCGAACCCGATCGATTTATTTGTCCGTCCTGGAAGAGTTGCTCCGCGGCGAACGGCTGCGTGAACCGATCTGGGTGGACCACCGCTCGGAAGACAACCCGATTGAAATCGGCGGTGATCTTTGGAACAAAGTCATCGGCAAAGCAGACGTGTTGGTCTGGGTCGGCGACCAGCCGGCGCCCGAAACCGCGCTGGCGAACGCCAAAACCTTGATCGACGCGCAAGCGATCTTCACCAAACCGATCAGCCATGACTTGGTCGGCGACGGCATCCCCGAGGTGACCGGCGCCGGATCGATGCAGGTCGTTTACACGGGTGTGGTCCCGGTCGTTTACAAGGCGCAGCGGACACTGCTGGGCAGCCTGGTGGAATCCATCGCGCTGGCGTTTGTGTTGATCTCCGTGGTGATGATCATCTTGCTCAATCCGGCCCGCACACCGTTGCGGATGTTGGGGCCGGTCAATCTGGGCTCCGGTCTAGGCGCGGGGGCTATTTCGATGATCCCCAACATGTTCCCGGTGCTGTTGGTGTTTGGACTGATGGGGCACTTTGGCCGCCTGGTCGATATCGGAACGATGATGACCGCATCGGTCGCCATGGGTGTGGCGGTCGACGACACGATTCACTTCCTCAGTTGGTTCCGTTCGTATTTGGATCGTGGCTATGATCGCATCAAGGCGGTGGAGTTGACCTACCGTCGCGTCGGTCCGGCGATGACGCAAACCACGATCGTCGGTGGGCTGGGTTTGTTTGTCTTTGCCTTGTCGACGTTCACGCCGACGCAGCGTTTCGGGACGCTGATGTTGGTGCTGTTGGTCGCCGCTTTGGTCGGTGACCTGGTACTGCTACCCGCCCTGCTGGCCGGCCCGTTTGGAAAACTGTTCCGACCGCGTGTCGGTTCTCGCGGTGCAAGCGGAGCAGAGCCGCTCGAAGAACTGGCGGTGCTGCAACCCGACGATGGCGGCCCCGACGGCGGTTCGTCCCAGGTTGACGAACAGGAGGCTGCGGCGACCACGTTGGTGATCGACAAAGAATCGCTGCCGAGCCTGAAAGTGCACTCCCCATCGCGTCGCAGCGATCGCCCCCACCGGATGAAAGGCCGTTAA
- a CDS encoding class I SAM-dependent methyltransferase, producing the protein MDSTQFNRRAWDKIATSRRKWFTPATADQIDAARRGEFSIRLTATKPIPASWMGDVRGQAILALAAGGGHQGPLLAAAGADVTVVDFSAGQLAIDQRLAREQELAIQTIQADMADLAPLADGQFDLVINPCSVNFVPDVRPVWKEAARVLKPGGALISGVIQPVNFLFDAVKRDRGKLKVRFKIPYSDLDLPPEELDQTIGPERPIDFGHSLTDLLGGQLDAGFMLTDIMEDGWGGEDALSDRIATFMATRAMKRN; encoded by the coding sequence TTGGACTCGACGCAATTTAATCGCCGTGCATGGGATAAGATCGCGACCAGCCGGCGAAAGTGGTTCACACCGGCGACCGCCGACCAAATCGATGCGGCCCGCCGCGGAGAGTTTTCGATCCGGCTGACGGCGACCAAGCCGATCCCCGCCTCTTGGATGGGCGACGTGCGTGGCCAAGCGATCTTGGCGTTGGCGGCGGGGGGAGGGCACCAGGGGCCGCTGTTGGCCGCCGCCGGAGCGGACGTGACGGTGGTCGATTTTAGCGCCGGCCAACTGGCGATCGATCAACGACTGGCCCGCGAACAGGAACTGGCGATCCAGACGATTCAGGCCGACATGGCGGATCTGGCCCCGCTCGCGGACGGACAGTTTGATCTGGTGATCAATCCCTGTTCGGTCAACTTCGTCCCAGACGTGCGGCCGGTTTGGAAGGAAGCGGCACGGGTGTTGAAACCCGGCGGGGCACTGATCAGCGGCGTGATCCAGCCGGTCAACTTTCTGTTCGACGCGGTCAAACGCGATCGCGGCAAGTTGAAGGTGCGGTTTAAAATCCCCTACAGCGATCTGGATTTGCCGCCCGAGGAACTCGACCAAACCATCGGACCGGAACGCCCCATCGATTTCGGACACTCCTTGACGGATTTGCTGGGGGGCCAGCTCGACGCCGGGTTCATGCTGACAGATATAATGGAGGACGGTTGGGGAGGTGAGGATGCGTTGTCCGACCGAATCGCAACTTTCATGGCGACCCGAGCGATGAAACGAAACTGA